The sequence GATCGTCTCAGCTCCATCGTCAACTGGAATGACCGCAATACCTGCGTGCTCTTCGGCGACGGAGCGGGAGCTGCCATCCTGCGCTATCGCGCTGAATCCCATGGTGTTATCAATACCTTTATGGGGAGCGATGGCAACTACGGCGACATCCTGCACATGCCGGGTGGCGGTTGCGCCGTGCCGATCACCGCAGAGAATGTCGACCAACGCCTGAACACCCTGCACATGAACGGTCGTGAGACCTTCAAGCAGGCTGTCATTTCCATGATGGCTGCGGCCAACACGGCGCTGGATCGCGCCGGTCTCAAGGTGGAGGATCTTACCTGCGTGATTCCTCACCAGGCCAATCTCCGCATCATCGAGGCCCTGGCCGATCGTATGGACCTGCCGCTCGAGCGATTCCACATGAACCTCGACAAATACGGTAATACCTCCGCGGCGGCGGTCGCGATCGCCCTCGACGAGGCCAATCGACTCGGCCGGTTCAAGGTCGGCGATTATATTCTCATGGTGGTCTTTGGCGGCGGTCTGACCTACGCCAGTTCTGTCGTCCAGTGGTAGGGCAGGGGCTTTCCGCCCTCGCTTCCCGTCGGAAGATGTGCCAGCTTTAAGCCATGCTCATCGACACCCACGCGCATCTCGATTATCCGGACTTCCAGCAGGACCTTGACGAGGTGCTGGCTCGTGCCGCAAACGAAGGGGTGACGCGGGTCATCACGATCGGCACTGGCCTGGATAGCAGTGCCCGGGCCATCGCGCTCGCGGAAAAGTATCCGCAGGTCTACGCTGTTGTCGGGGTGCATCCTACCAATGTCCTCGAGGAGGAAGCGGATTTCCTGCCCGCCCTCCGTGAGCTGGCCCGGCATCCCAAGGTGGCTGCCATCGGCGAGACGGGCCTCGATTACCATC comes from Terrimicrobium sacchariphilum and encodes:
- a CDS encoding beta-ketoacyl-ACP synthase III; translated protein: MKNSPRSKVRKPSRAVSIVGTGSYVPEKVLTNAELEKMVDTTDEWIVSRTGIKERRIAAEGEFTSHMATKAAQRAMEQAGVTAEEIQLIVVATVTPDTFFPSTACHVQRQLGAKNAACFDISAACSGFLYGIEVAQQFISNHTYETILVIGADRLSSIVNWNDRNTCVLFGDGAGAAILRYRAESHGVINTFMGSDGNYGDILHMPGGGCAVPITAENVDQRLNTLHMNGRETFKQAVISMMAAANTALDRAGLKVEDLTCVIPHQANLRIIEALADRMDLPLERFHMNLDKYGNTSAAAVAIALDEANRLGRFKVGDYILMVVFGGGLTYASSVVQW